A genomic segment from Phragmites australis chromosome 6, lpPhrAust1.1, whole genome shotgun sequence encodes:
- the LOC133921347 gene encoding uncharacterized protein LOC133921347, with product MPRAVRLQMLLKGQSLIRVVKVRSNWTTNPTSFAENRKELRSGRSGPDGGTGTLAFPSEDVGRWIPLPTFLAAQSKHKLSPVAPFPFVATAWLIGTRRWVIAFHPALTGNPL from the exons ATGCCGCGGGCG GTTAGATTACAAATGTTACTGAAGGGGCAATCATTGATAAGAGTAGTTAAGGTTCGCAGTAACTGGACAACTAATCCAACATCATTTGCTGAAAACCGAAAAG AGTTGAGATCCGGGAGATCTGGACCAGATGGGGGCACCGGTACACTGGCGTTCCCATCAGAAGATGTTGGCAGGTGGATTCCTTTGCCCACTTTTCTCGCGGCGCAATCAAAACACAAGCTGTCGCCTGTCGCTCCTTTCCCTTTCGTAGCGACAGCCTGGCTGATTGGGACGCGCCGGTGGGTTATCGCCTTTCATCCTGCCTTGACGGGTAATCCCCTTTGA
- the LOC133921345 gene encoding ADP-ribosylation factor GTPase-activating protein AGD12-like isoform X1, which translates to MSTVNRYQHIKSTKPILGKARKLKDLMIKSDNRICADCGAPDPKWASANIGVFLCLKCGDVHRALGPDISKVLSVTLDDWSDSDIDSMVEVGGNSYANSIYEAFLPKDHPKPKPDSAMEYRTKFIRAKYETQDFLKPSLRISSKSSFQSTISVKSVSSSFSSTSRKDVLEDTREFVGALNITVVKGTNLAVRDMLTSDPYVILALGEQKAQTTVKKSDLNPVWNEVLKLSVPRNYGPLKLQVYDHDMFSADDIMGEAEIDLQPMITAAMAFGDPSRLGDMQIGRWFMTKDNALLKDSTVNVVGGRVKQDVHLKLQNVESGEIELELEWVSLD; encoded by the exons ATGAGTACTGTTAATCGCTATCAACACATCAAGTCAACCAAGCCTATTCTAG GCAAAGCAAGAAAATTGAAGGACCTCATGATAAAAAGCGATAATAGGATATGCGCTGATTGCGGCGCACCTGATCCCAAATGGGC GTCCGCTAATATTGGAGTATTTCTTTGCTTAAAGTGCGGAGATGTTCATAGGGCACTCGGACCTGACATTTCAAAG GTTTTATCTGTAACTTTGGATGATTGGTCTGATAGTGATATCGACTCCATGGTTGAGGTTGGGGGAAACTCGTATGCGAATTCAATTTATGAGGCTTTTCTTCCAAAGGATCACCCGAAACCCAAACCGGATTCAGCAATGGAATATAGGACGAAATTTATAAG AGCCAAGTATGAGACACAAGATTTTTTGAAGCCAAGTCTGCGCATTTCCTCTAAATCATCTTTTCAATCTACCATTTCCGTGAAGAGTGTGTCTAGCAGTTTCTCTAGCACTTCAAGGAAGGATGTCCTT GAAGATACAAGAGAATTCGTAGGGGCACTGAATATTACAGTGGTGAAAGGTACTAACTTGGCTGTCAGAGACATGCTAacaagtgatccatatgttatTCTAGCACTCGGAGAGCAg AAAGCTCAGACAACGGTTAAAAAGAGTGACCTGAACCCAGTATGGAATGAGGTGCTGAAGCTATCCGTTCCTCGAAATTATGGACCTCTAAAACTG CAAGTGTATGACCACGATATGTTCTCTGCCGATGATATCATGGGTGAAGCGGAGATAGATCTCCAACCAATGATCACAGCTGCCATGGCCTTTGGAGATCCTTCACGTCTTGGTGACATGCAGATTGGACGGTGGTTTATGACTAAAGACAATGCTCTATTGAAAGATAGCACTGTCAATGTTGTCGGGGGCAGGGTAAAACAGGACGTGCACCTAAAGCTGCAGAACGTAGAATCAGGTGAGATAGAGTTAGAACTGGAATGGGTTTCTCTAGACTAA
- the LOC133921345 gene encoding ADP-ribosylation factor GTPase-activating protein AGD12-like isoform X2, with translation MSANIGVFLCLKCGDVHRALGPDISKVLSVTLDDWSDSDIDSMVEVGGNSYANSIYEAFLPKDHPKPKPDSAMEYRTKFIRAKYETQDFLKPSLRISSKSSFQSTISVKSVSSSFSSTSRKDVLEDTREFVGALNITVVKGTNLAVRDMLTSDPYVILALGEQKAQTTVKKSDLNPVWNEVLKLSVPRNYGPLKLQVYDHDMFSADDIMGEAEIDLQPMITAAMAFGDPSRLGDMQIGRWFMTKDNALLKDSTVNVVGGRVKQDVHLKLQNVESGEIELELEWVSLD, from the exons AT GTCCGCTAATATTGGAGTATTTCTTTGCTTAAAGTGCGGAGATGTTCATAGGGCACTCGGACCTGACATTTCAAAG GTTTTATCTGTAACTTTGGATGATTGGTCTGATAGTGATATCGACTCCATGGTTGAGGTTGGGGGAAACTCGTATGCGAATTCAATTTATGAGGCTTTTCTTCCAAAGGATCACCCGAAACCCAAACCGGATTCAGCAATGGAATATAGGACGAAATTTATAAG AGCCAAGTATGAGACACAAGATTTTTTGAAGCCAAGTCTGCGCATTTCCTCTAAATCATCTTTTCAATCTACCATTTCCGTGAAGAGTGTGTCTAGCAGTTTCTCTAGCACTTCAAGGAAGGATGTCCTT GAAGATACAAGAGAATTCGTAGGGGCACTGAATATTACAGTGGTGAAAGGTACTAACTTGGCTGTCAGAGACATGCTAacaagtgatccatatgttatTCTAGCACTCGGAGAGCAg AAAGCTCAGACAACGGTTAAAAAGAGTGACCTGAACCCAGTATGGAATGAGGTGCTGAAGCTATCCGTTCCTCGAAATTATGGACCTCTAAAACTG CAAGTGTATGACCACGATATGTTCTCTGCCGATGATATCATGGGTGAAGCGGAGATAGATCTCCAACCAATGATCACAGCTGCCATGGCCTTTGGAGATCCTTCACGTCTTGGTGACATGCAGATTGGACGGTGGTTTATGACTAAAGACAATGCTCTATTGAAAGATAGCACTGTCAATGTTGTCGGGGGCAGGGTAAAACAGGACGTGCACCTAAAGCTGCAGAACGTAGAATCAGGTGAGATAGAGTTAGAACTGGAATGGGTTTCTCTAGACTAA
- the LOC133921348 gene encoding probable amino acid permease 7 isoform X1 — MGGGGGGQGDHQKQPLLGKLSEPGDSSSEKRLVKRTGTVWTAMAHIITAVIGSGVLSLAWSVAQLGWVGGPAVMLFFAGVTAVQSSLIADCYISHDPERGTVRNRSYMDAVRLYLGEKTRLFCGFFLNFSLFGTGVVYTLTSATSMRAIQKSNCYHREGHDAPCSAGGDGYYMLLFGLAQLVLSQIPDFHDMAWLSVFAAVMSFFYASVGLGLGVANVIANGVIKGRIGGIPLVSTTQKVWLVSQALGDIAFAYPFSLVLLEIEDTLRSPPPESETMKTASRASIVITTFFYLCCGCFGYAAFGDGTPGNILTGFGFYEPYWLIDLANLCIVLHLLGGYQVYSQPVFGFADRQFGGAEFEVRLLGTRRVNVFRLCFRTVYVAATTALAVWFPYFNQVIGLLGAFTFWPLGIHFPVEMYLVRNKVMPWTKQWLAIRAFSAVCLLISAFASVGSAVGVFGSETS; from the exons atgggaggcggcggcggcggccaaggCGATCACCAAAAGCAGCCGCTGCTCGGCAAGCTCTCGGAGCCCGGCGACAGTTCATCTGAGAAGCGCCTAGTCAAGAGAACCG GCACGGTATGGACGGCGATGGCGCACATCATAACGGCGGTGATCGGCTCTGGCGTGCTGTCGCTGGCGTGGAGCGTGGCGCAGCTCGGCTGGGTCGGCGGGCCGGCGGTCATGCTGTTCTTCGCCGGGGTCACCGCGGTCCAGTCCTCCCTCATCGCCGACTGCTACATTTCCCACGACCCGGAGCGCGGCACCGTCAGGAACAGGTCGTACATGGACGCCGTGCGGCTCTACCTAG GTGAGAAGACCCGGTTGTTCTGCGGTTTTTTCCTTAACTTCAGCTTATTTGGGACAGGGGTGGTGTACACTCTCACCTCCGCCACAAGTATGAG GGCGATTCAGAAGTCCAACTGCTACCACAGGGAAGGCCACGACGCGCCGTGCTCCGCCGGAGGGGACGGCTACTACATGCTCCTGTTCGGCCTCGCGCAGCTCGTCCTGTCGCAGATACCCGACTTCCACGACATGGCGTGGCTCTCTGTCTTCGCGGCCGTCATGTCCTTCTTCTACGCCTCCGTTGGCCTCGGCCTGGGTGTCGCCAACGTGATCG CAAACGGGGTGATCAAGGGCCGCATCGGAGGCATTCCCCTGGTGTCCACGACACAGAAGGTGTGGCTAGTCTCGCAGGCCCTCGGGGACATCGCGTTCGCCTACCCCTTCTCCTTGGTGCTGCTTGAAATAGAG GACACGTTgaggtcgccgccgccggaaaGCGAGACGATGAAGACGGCGTCGAGGGCGAGCATCGTGATCACCACTTTCTTCTACCTCTGCTGCGGATGCTTCGGCTACGCGGCGTTTGGCGACGGCACCCCGGGCAACATCCTCACCGGGTTCGGCTTCTACGAGCCCTACTGGCTCATCGACCTCGCCAACCTCTGCAtcgtcctccacctcctcggCGGCTACCAG GTATACTCGCAGCCGGTATTCGGGTTCGCGGACCGGCAGTTCGGTGGCGCCGAGTTCGAGGTGCGGCTGCTCGGCACGCGCCGCGTCAACGTGTTCAGGCTGTGCTTCCGCACGGTGTACGTGGCGGCGACGACCGCGCTGGCCGTGTGGTTCCCGTACTTCAACCAGGTGATCGGGTTGCTCGGCGCCTTCACCTTCTGGCCTCTGGGCATCCACTTCCCCGTGGAGATGTACCTCGTGAGGAACAAGGTGATGCCGTGGACCAAGCAGTGGCTCGCCATCCGGGCATTCAGCGCCGTCTGTCTTCTCATCAGCGCGTTCGCCTCCGTCGGCTCCGCCGTGGGGGTGTTCGGGTCGGAGACGAGCTGA
- the LOC133921348 gene encoding probable amino acid permease 7 isoform X2, whose translation MDGDGAHHNGGDRLWRAVAGVERGAARLGRRAGGHAVLRRGHRGPVLPHRRLLHFPRPGARHRQEQVVHGRRAALPRAIQKSNCYHREGHDAPCSAGGDGYYMLLFGLAQLVLSQIPDFHDMAWLSVFAAVMSFFYASVGLGLGVANVIANGVIKGRIGGIPLVSTTQKVWLVSQALGDIAFAYPFSLVLLEIEDTLRSPPPESETMKTASRASIVITTFFYLCCGCFGYAAFGDGTPGNILTGFGFYEPYWLIDLANLCIVLHLLGGYQVYSQPVFGFADRQFGGAEFEVRLLGTRRVNVFRLCFRTVYVAATTALAVWFPYFNQVIGLLGAFTFWPLGIHFPVEMYLVRNKVMPWTKQWLAIRAFSAVCLLISAFASVGSAVGVFGSETS comes from the exons ATGGACGGCGATGGCGCACATCATAACGGCGGTGATCGGCTCTGGCGTGCTGTCGCTGGCGTGGAGCGTGGCGCAGCTCGGCTGGGTCGGCGGGCCGGCGGTCATGCTGTTCTTCGCCGGGGTCACCGCGGTCCAGTCCTCCCTCATCGCCGACTGCTACATTTCCCACGACCCGGAGCGCGGCACCGTCAGGAACAGGTCGTACATGGACGCCGTGCGGCTCTACCTAG GGCGATTCAGAAGTCCAACTGCTACCACAGGGAAGGCCACGACGCGCCGTGCTCCGCCGGAGGGGACGGCTACTACATGCTCCTGTTCGGCCTCGCGCAGCTCGTCCTGTCGCAGATACCCGACTTCCACGACATGGCGTGGCTCTCTGTCTTCGCGGCCGTCATGTCCTTCTTCTACGCCTCCGTTGGCCTCGGCCTGGGTGTCGCCAACGTGATCG CAAACGGGGTGATCAAGGGCCGCATCGGAGGCATTCCCCTGGTGTCCACGACACAGAAGGTGTGGCTAGTCTCGCAGGCCCTCGGGGACATCGCGTTCGCCTACCCCTTCTCCTTGGTGCTGCTTGAAATAGAG GACACGTTgaggtcgccgccgccggaaaGCGAGACGATGAAGACGGCGTCGAGGGCGAGCATCGTGATCACCACTTTCTTCTACCTCTGCTGCGGATGCTTCGGCTACGCGGCGTTTGGCGACGGCACCCCGGGCAACATCCTCACCGGGTTCGGCTTCTACGAGCCCTACTGGCTCATCGACCTCGCCAACCTCTGCAtcgtcctccacctcctcggCGGCTACCAG GTATACTCGCAGCCGGTATTCGGGTTCGCGGACCGGCAGTTCGGTGGCGCCGAGTTCGAGGTGCGGCTGCTCGGCACGCGCCGCGTCAACGTGTTCAGGCTGTGCTTCCGCACGGTGTACGTGGCGGCGACGACCGCGCTGGCCGTGTGGTTCCCGTACTTCAACCAGGTGATCGGGTTGCTCGGCGCCTTCACCTTCTGGCCTCTGGGCATCCACTTCCCCGTGGAGATGTACCTCGTGAGGAACAAGGTGATGCCGTGGACCAAGCAGTGGCTCGCCATCCGGGCATTCAGCGCCGTCTGTCTTCTCATCAGCGCGTTCGCCTCCGTCGGCTCCGCCGTGGGGGTGTTCGGGTCGGAGACGAGCTGA
- the LOC133921349 gene encoding transmembrane 9 superfamily member 12-like — MLAKMRSSQWISASLLILLLNLHPAVLAFYLPGTFMHTYSPREAISAKVNSLTSIETELPFSYYSLPYCKPPEGVKKSAENLGEILMGDQIDNSPYRFLININESVYLCTTDPLTKEQAELLKKRARDLYQVNMLLDNLPVMRFTEQNGVTIQWTGFPVGYNPTGSNEDYVINHLKFRVLVHQYQAQGDVVVTSEDGVAMVESDRKSGYQIVGFEVVPCSVRRDPEAMSKLKMYDKVDSVNCPLELEKSQAIRENERITFTYEVEYVKSNIKWPSRWDAYLKMDGAKVHWFSIMNSMMVVFFLAGIVFVIFLRTVRRDLTRYEEMDKEAQAQMNEELSGWKLVVGDVFREPCCSKLLCVMVADGIQITGMAIVTIVFAALGFLSPASRGMLLTGMIILYLFLGIIAGYVGVRVWRTIKGTTEGWKSVAWLTACFFPGIVFIILTVLNSILWGKKSTGALPISLFFTLLALWFCISVPLTLIGGLLGTRAASIDYPVRTNQIPREIPERKFPSWLLVLGAGTLPFGTLFIELFFILSSIWLGRFYYVFGFLFIVLFLLVIVCGEVSLVLTYMHLCVEDWRWWWKAFFASGSVAFYVFLYSINYLVFDLRSLSGPVSATLYLGYSLIMALAIMLSTGAIGFLLSFYFVHYLFSSVKID; from the coding sequence ATGCTCGCCAAGATGCGGTCGTCCCAATGGATCTCGGCGTCCCTGCTCATCCTTCTCCTGAACCTGCACCCGGCTGTCCTCGCCTTCTACCTCCCTGGCACCTTCATGCACACCTACAGCCCCAGAGAGGCGATCTCGGCCAAGGTCAACTCGCTCACCTCCATTGAGACTGAGTTGCCCTTCAGCTACTACAGCCTGCCGTACTGCAAACCCCCGGAGGGCGTCAAGAAGAGTGCCGAGAACCTCGGCGAGATCCTCATGGGTGACCAGATCGACAACTCGCCATACCGCTTCCTCATCAACATCAATGAGTCCGTGTACCTTTGCACCACGGACCCACTCACCAAGGAGCAGGCTGAGCTGCTCAAGAAGCGGGCACGAGATCTGTACCAGGTCAACATGCTCCTGGACAATCTGCCAGTCATGCGGTTCACTGAGCAGAACGGGGTGACGATCCAGTGGACTGGGTTCCCGGTTGGGTACAACCCGACAGGGAGCAATGAGGATTATGTCATTAACCACCTCAAATTCAGGGTCTTGGTCCATCAGTACCAAGCGCAGGGCGACGTCGTGGTCACGAGTGAGGATGGTGTTGCAATGGTTGAGTCTGATCGCAAGAGTGGATACCAGATTGTTGGGTTTGAGGTTGTGCCTTGCAGTGTAAGGCGTGATCCTGAAGCTATGTCCAAGCTCAAGATGTACGACAAGGTTGACTCTGTGAATTGCCCATTGGAGCTTGAGAAATCTCAGGCAATCCGTGAGAATGAGCGCATTACATTTACCTATGAGGTTGAGTATGTCAAGAGCAACATCAAGTGGCCATCGAGGTGGGATGCATACCTGAAGATGGATGGTGCCAAGGTGCACTGGTTCTCGATCATGAACTCAATGATGGTTGTCTTCTTCCTGGCTGGTATTGTGTTTGTCATATTCTTGAGGACTGTCCGCAGGGATCTGACAAGGTATGAGGAGATGGACAAGGAAGCACAAGCTCAAATGAATGAGGAGCTCTCAGGATGGAAACTTGTTGTTGGTGATGTATTCAGAGAGCCCTGCTGTTCAAAGCTGTTGTGTGTTATGGTCGCTGATGGTATCCAGATCACCGGTATGGCAATTGTTACAATTGTGTTTGCTGCTCTGGGGTTCCTCTCACCTGCTTCCAGGGGAATGCTCCTGACCGGAATGATCATTCTCTACCTCTTCCTCGGTATTATTGCCGGATATGTTGGTGTCCGTGTTTGGAGGACTATCAAAGGAACCACTGAAGGGTGGAAATCTGTTGCTTGGCTGACCGCCTGCTTCTTCCCAGGCATTGTTTTCATCATCCTCACTGTGCTCAACTCCATTCTGTGGGGCAAGAAGAGCACTGGAGCACTACCCATCTCATTGTTCTTCACCCTCCTGGCCCTGTGGTTCTGCATCTCCGTGCCACTCACACTTATTGGAGGCTTGCTAGGTACACGCGCTGCAAGCATTGACTATCCTGTCCGTACCAACCAAATTCCACGAGAGATCCCTGAGCGCAAATTCCCCTCATGGCTGCTTGTGCTCGGTGCTGGAACATTGCCTTTCGGTACCCTCTTCATTGAGctcttcttcatcctttccAGCATCTGGTTGGGGAGATTCTACTATGTCTTTGGCTTTCTGTTCATTGTCCTTTTCCTGCTGGTCATAGTCTGTGGTGAGGTTTCTCTTGTCCTCACCTACATGCATCTTTGCGTGGAGGActggagatggtggtggaaagCCTTCTTTGCTTCTGGATCTGTTGCATTCTACGTCTTCCTATACTCGATCAATTACCTGGTGTTTGATCTCAGGAGCCTGAGTGGACCAGTTTCCGCAACACTCTACCTTGGCTATTCCCTGATCATGGCTCTTGCAATCATGCTCTCCACTGGTGCCATTGGCTTCTTGCTCTCATTCTACTTTGTTCACTACCTCTTCTCATCTGTTAAGATTGACTAG
- the LOC133921350 gene encoding transmembrane 9 superfamily member 12-like, with the protein MAKGCVFSALLVAFLVFAPACEAFYLPGSYMHTYRQGEDIWAKVNSLTSIETELPFSYYSLPYCHPKDGIKKSAENLGELLIGDQIDNSPYRFRLNVNESLYLCTTNPLDEGDVKLLKQRSRDLYQVNMILDNLPARRFTEQNGLTIQWTGYPVGYTPEGTTDFYIINHLKFKVLIHKYEGGKVKVVGTGEGMEVISETDNDAKSGYEIVGFEVVPCSVKRDPEAMLKLTMYDKVDPVNCPVELEKSQLIREKEQITFTYEVEFVNSDIRWPSRWDAYLKMEGAKIHWFSIMNSLMVILFLAGIVFVIFLRTVRRDLTRYEELDKEAQDLMNEELSGWKLVVGDVFREPTSSKLLCVMIGDGVQILGMAIVTIFFAAFGFMSPASRGMLLTGMIVLYMLLGIVAGYAAVRLWRTVKGTSEGWRSVSWSTACFFPGIVFIVLTVLNFMLWARNSTGALPISLFFSLLSFWFCVSVPLTLLGGFFGTRAEPIEFPVRTNQIPREIPAKKYSWLFIFGAGTLPFGTLFIELFFILSSIWLGRFYYVFGFLLVVLLLLVVVCAEVSVVLTYMHLCAEDWRWWWKAFFASGTVSLYVFLYSINYLVFDLRSLSGPVSAMLYIGYSFIVSLAILLATGTVGFLTSFSFVHYLFSSVKID; encoded by the coding sequence ATGGCAAAAGGCTGCGTATTCTCTGCTTTGTTAGTGGCGTTTCTTGTTTTTGCTCCCGCTTGCGAGGCATTCTACTTGCCAGGTAGTTACATGCACACGTATCGGCAAGGCGAGGATATATGGGCGAAGGTGAACTCGCTCACTTCCATTGAGACAGAACTGCCCTTCAGCTACTACAGCCTCCCATACTGTCATCCTAAAGATGGGATTAAGAAGAGTGCCGAAAACCTGGGGGAGCTCCTGATTGGTGATCAAATTGATAATTCCCCTTACCGTTTCCGTTTAAATGTCAATGAATCACTCTATTTGTGTACCACAAACCCACTTGATGAGGGCGATGTGAAGCTCCTCAAGCAGCGAAGCCGCGACCTCTACCAGGTGAACATGATTCTTGACAATCTTCCTGCGAGGAGGTTTACTGAGCAGAATGGATTGACCATTCAGTGGACGGGCTATCCAGTTGGTTACACACCAGAAGGCACCACTGATTTCTACATCATCAATCACCTGAAATTTAAGGTTTTGATCCATAAGTATGAAGGAGGTAAAGTAAAGGTAGTTGGGACCGGGGAAGGAATGGAAGTGATCTCAGAGACTGACAATGATGCTAAGTCTGGCTATGAGATTGTGGGATTTGAGGTCGTCCCATGCAGTGTGAAGCGTGATCCTGAAGCCATGTTGAAGCTTACAATGTATGATAAAGTCGATCCTGTGAACTGCCCTGTGGAGTTGGAGAAATCTCAATTGATCAGGGAGAAGGAGCAGATTACTTTTACATATGAAGTTGAATTTGTAAACAGTGACATCAGATGGCCATCACGGTGGGATGCATACCTGAAGATGGAGGGTGCAAAAATTCACTGGTTCTCAATTATGAACTCTTTGATGGTAATTCTGTTTTTGGCTGGCATTGTATTTGTCATATTTTTGCGGACAGTGAGGAGAGACTTGACTAGGTATGAAGAGTTGGATAAGGAGGCCCAAGATCTGATGAACGAGGAGCTCTCTGGGTGGAAGCTTGTTGTTGGAGATGTCTTCAGGGAGCCAACCTCATCAAAGTTGCTCTGCGTCATGATCGGTGATGGGGTTCAGATTCTGGGTATGGCAATTGTCACCATTTTCTTTGCTGCGTTTGGCTTCATGTCTCCTGCATCTAGAGGAATGCTGTTGACAGGGATGATAGTCCTTTATATGTTACTTGGAATCGTGGCTGGATATGCTGCTGTCAGGCTCTGGAGGACTGTAAAAGGAACTTCTGAGGGATGGAGGTCTGTCTCCTGGTCAACCGCTTGTTTCTTCCCAGGCATCGTCTTCATTGTCCTCACAGTATTAAACTTCATGTTGTGGGCAAGAAATAGCACTGGAGCCCTTCCCATCTCACTTTTCTTCAGTCTTCTGTCCTTTTGGTTCTGTGTCTCTGTGCCCCTTACCCTTTTAGGTGGTTTCTTTGGCACAAGGGCTGAGCCAATAGAATTCCCTGTTCGAACCAATCAAATACCAAGAGAAATCCCTGCAAAGAAGTACTCATGGCTCTTCATATTTGGTGCCGGAACTCTACCTTTCGGAACACTTTTCATCgagctcttcttcattctttcaAGTATTTGGCTAGGAAGGTTCTATTATGTGTTTGGCTTCCTCCTTGTTGTCCTCCTTTTGCTGGTTGTGGTCTGTGCTGAGGTATCAGTTGTTCTTACCTACATGCATCTCTGTGCGGAGGactggaggtggtggtggaaaGCTTTCTTTGCCTCTGGAACAGTGTCCCTTTATGTGTTCTTGTACTCTATCAACTACTTAGTGTTTGATCTCAGAAGCTTGAGTGGGCCGGTTTCTGCTATGCTCTACATTGGATACTCTTTCATCGTCTCTCTTGCCATTTTGCTAGCTACTGGTACTGTTGGGTTCCTGACATCGTTCTCTTTCGTACACTACCTTTTCTCATCAGTCAAGATTGATTGA